The DNA segment AGCTTCGCCCCTGAGCCCGGTCAATCGCTGGCGACGGCCACGCAGGACGCTGTCGACCAGATGGCCCGCCAGATCGTGAGCCTGATGGAAACGCCTTGGTGAGAATCGTTGAAGGTTTAGGGTTGAAGGTTGAAGGAGATAACGCCGCTCAACACTCAACTTCCTTCTCGATGTCTGACGAGTCCGGGGGTGACGTCGACGTCGAGGGGTGAGACTTGCCCTGCTTGAAGAAGTTCCCAAGCGATGGCGCCCATCGCAGCGTTATCCGTACAGAGCGATAATGGCGCGACGACGATTTCGATGCGGTCTTTTCTGGCGAGTTCTTCCAGGCGTTCCCGCAATCGCTGATTGGCCGCCACGCCGCCGCCGATGCAGAGCGACCTGCGGCCATAACGCTTGAGCGCCTGACGGCATTTTGCAACCAAAATGTCCACGGCCGCTTCCTGAAAACTCGCGGCGAGATCGGCAATTCGTTCGGGTGTGAGCGGAGGAGGGGGATTCAACGTGCCCGGCTGTCCGAAGGCGGCGTATCGCACCGCGGTTTTGAGGCCGCTGAAGCTGAAGGCCAGTCGTTCATCGCGGAGAAACGAACGGGGGAAGTCGTATGCTCGCGGGTTGCCTGTCAGTGCGGCTTTGGCGATCCACGGCCCGCCGGGGTACGGGAGTCCCAGCATCGCGGCCGCTTTGTCGAAAGCCTCTCCGGCAGCGTCGTCGATGGTGGAACCGAGCAGCGTGTACGAAATGGCGCTGGCGCAGTCGTACAGGTTCGTGTGGCCGCCGCTGACGACAAGTCCAATCGCGGGGAAGATGTCGCGGCCTGCCTGCATCCGGCAGGCATACAGATGGGCGTGGATATGGTTCACGGCCACAAGGGGCACATCCAGCACCATCGCCAGCGTCTTTGCGGCGGTGACCCCCACCAGCAGAGAGCCCACGAGGCCAGGCTCGGTCATGACCGCCACGGCGTTCAGATCGGCGAGTGTTTTGCCAGCCCGTTTCAGGGCTTCGTCGATGACCGGCAGAATGCGTTCCAGATGGGCCCGAGAGGCGATCTCGGGCACAACGCCGCCGAAGCGGGCATGCAGTTCATCCTGCGAAGCCACGATGCTGCTCAGCACCTGACCGGAACGATCGACGACGGCGGCGGCGGTTTCGTCGCAGGAAGACTCAATCGCCAGCAGGAGACCGCACGGTTGGCGATCTCCTGCTGGCGATGAATGACTGGCCGATTGAGATACAGGTTCCATGGACGACCGTCAGCCTGCCGCACGGCGGGGAACGGCGAACAGCGGCAGACGACGGGCCGGCACATGCGAGGTCGAAGCCTTCTTTTCTTCCGGCTTGGCCGGCTTTTCGTCCTTCTTCTCGGCTTCGGGCTTGGCCTCGGCGGCAGCGGGTTCTTTCAACTGCTTTTCGATGCAGGCTTTCGCGGCCTGCAACTGGCGGTCGACGAATTCGCCCTTCGGAGCTTTGCCGATGATGTCGCGTTCCTGGCGGTCTTCCTGATACTTCCGCATGTCATCCAGAGAGAACTCGACAACGTAACCTTCGTCCGGCGTGACGCCCCACTCGTCGGTCTCTTTGGAGTCCGGGAAGCGGTGAATGTTCTTGCCGCTGGGGCGATGGTAGCTGGCGGTGGTGAGCTTCAAAGCGCTTTTGCCGTCTTCCAGGTCGATCACGTCCTGCACACTTCCTTTGCCCCAACTGCGTTCGCCGACAATGATCGCGCGATGATGGTCTTGCAGGCAGGCAGAGAGAATTTCACTGGCCGAAGCACTGTAATGGTTGATGAGAATCGCAATCGGGAAGCCATTGAAGGTTCCGAAGCTTTTGGCGCTCCATGAGCGATGGGCGCTGTTGCGGCCATCGGTACTGACGATCATCCCCTGGTCGATAAACATGTCGGAGATGTCGACAGCCGCTTCAAGCAGGCCGCCTGGATTGAATCGCAAATCGATGATGAGCCCTTTCATTCCCTGCTTTTTGAGGGATTTGAGGGCTTCGCGAACTTCCGCAGCGCTACGGCTAGTGAAGTGAGTCAAACGGATGTAGCCGATCTTCTGTTCGGGATCGAACATCAGGTTCCACTTGCCGTCTTTGTCGTAGGAATAGCCCATCACGGTGTCGAGCTGAATCAGTTCGCGTTTGAGCGAAACCTTTTCGATGTCCTTCGAACCGGTGTGCATCACGCCCACAACGATTTCTTCACCCGGCTTACCGCGGAGGTACTCGACGGCGGTGTCGATTTCTTTGCCCTGCGGGAAATCCTTGACAGCTTTGCCGGCGATTTCGACGAGTCGGTCGCCTGCCTGAATCCCGGCCTTGTAAGCGGGGCTGCCCGGCATGGGGGTGACGACTTCAATGGCCCGGGCCTGCCGGTCCCAGTTCACCCGAATGCCGACGCCGCCGAACTCCTGCGAGATGGCTTCCGTGAACTGGTCGAGATCGTCGGGAGCGATGTAGTCGGAATAGGGGTCGAGTTCTTCAAGCATGCCCCGCACGGCGGCTTCCACCAGTTTGCGGCGGTCGACCTCTTTGACGTAGTTCTGGTCGATCTCCTGGAAGGTGTCGACGAACACCCGCATCAGTTCGTAGTAGTCGGGATCGACGGGTTTGGATTCGGTGTCCGGCTTGGCCTCGACGGCGGCTTCAGCAGCATGAGCCGCAGCGGAGCTGGCGACCAGGAGGGCCGCGAAAACGGCTCCGGTCCAAAATCCATACGCGCGAGGAAGAAGAGTCATCCGGCCATCCCTATGCCAATTGTGAACGTAAAATTCTCCGAAAGGATTGTAAATGCGCGGTTTGCAACCGGCAAGATGGAGTCTCTCTAGTTGGGAAAAGCCGGATTGAAAGGTGCGGACTTGTTTACTGCCGGCAAATCCAAGCTCCAAAGCTCAAATTCCAAACAAATTCAAAATTCCAATGATCCAAACAAACCTTCCGTTTGATGGTTTGGAATTTGGATTTTGTTTGAGTTTTGGTGCTTGAGATTTGAAACTTGGTGAGCAAAACAGCTTTGAAATTCGTCCACATCCCCTAGATCATCATCCGAATCACTTCTTCCACGCTTGTGACCCCGTCGAGCACTTTTTCCCGGGCGGATTCTTCCAGCGAAATCATCCCGTTGGTGTGGCAGAAATCGGAAATCGTACGGCCCGGTTTGCCGCCGAGCAGCATGTCGCGGACTTCGCCGTCGACCGACATGACTTCAAAGATGCCTGTGCGACCGAAGTACCCGGTGTGGAAGTTGGCGTCCGACGGAATACCACGGGCGAGTCGCACCTCGCGGGCCTGTTCAGGCGAGAGTTTGAGGAACTCGGACGTGGCGACATCTGGCGCGAAGTATTCGCGGTCTTTGGTGCAGACCTTGCGGAGCAGTCGCTGGGCGATGACGCACTTGATGGCGTCGGCGAGAAACATGCGGGGAACCTGAAACTCGCGGAACATGTCGATCGTCGAGCCCGTGTCTCCCGCATGCAGCGTGCTGAGCACCCGGGTGCCTGTCAGACCGGCGCGGATGGCAATGTGCGCGGTCTCGGCATCGCGAATTTCGCCGATCATGATGACGTCGGGATCTTGCCGCAAAATGCCGCGGAGGGCTTCCACAAATCCGAACTCATATCGAGTGTCGATCTGCACCTGATTCACGCCATCGATCCGGCGTTCGACCGGATCTTCGATCGTGACAAGGCTGCGCTGCGGATCGTTGAGCGCCGACAGACAGGTGTAGGTCGTGGTGCTCTTGCCGCTCCCGACCGGGCCGACGCTCAGAATTACTCCGTAAGGACAGCGAATGCCGCGATCGACCTGTTCGATCTGCGTGCGGTTCATTCCCAACTGAGCCAGGTTCACATACTGGGAATCATCCGGCATGAGCCGCATGACCACTCGTTCGCCGTGAATCGTCGGTCCGGAGCCCACGCGGACATCGCGGCGATGCCGCAGCACCTGGCTGGAGATCCGGCCGTCCTGCGCGGTGCGGCGGTCGGTGATGTCCATGTTCGCCAGCAGTTTGACGCGGGAAATCACCGGCTGCACATACTGCTGGTCGAGCCGCAGAATGTTGTGCAGCACGCCGTCGAGTCGCATGCGGATATGCAGGCCGTCGCGCTGGGGGTCGAAGTGAATGTCGGTCGCCCCGAGTTCGAACGCACGTTCGAGCAGCAATTCGACGAGCGGCGCGGCCCCAACCACGCTGATCAGACTGTAGAGCTCTTCCTGCAGCACCCTCTGGCGAGCTTCCGGAGGGAGCGATTCCGTCTTGCGATGCACCGACCGCAGTTCTTGCCCGATAACAGAATCCGATGCAGAGGCGCCGGCAGCTTCGTTGCCATTGTGCGGGTTCGACATGGTCTCATTCCGTAGCGGGCGAAAGGATTGAGGAGCGGCGAATGCCAGTTCGAAATGTCAGTATTTCAGCGTCGGGCGGCGATGACCAGCACCACGATCAGTGCCAGCAGCACCGTGAGCGCTCCCATCGTAAAGTACCAGATCCGTGAGGACGGGACGCCGCCGGCTTCGGGGCTGGCAGGGCTCGTGGTCACCATCGGTATGCTGGCGGAACTCCCTTTGACGCCCAGCTTCTTCTGGGCATCTTCGAGCCGGGGTGTGACCGTCCAGATTTTGTCGAGACCGGCGAGTCGAATGACCTCCAGCACGGCGGCATTCGGGCAGACGACAACCATGCGCCCGTCTCGCGCCTGGACGACTTTCCAGACCCGCACGATGAGAGCGACGATGGCGCTGCCCATGTAGTTCAGGGGGGAGAGGTCGACCACGCAGGCGGGCGCGGTACGGCGTTCGAGTTCACTGCGAACGTCCGAACCGAAGGCCTCGATATCGGTCCAACTCGATTGGACTACCGATGGCCGCAAGATCACGGTGACGTAATCCTGCACCGACACCAACTCACACGGGGGCGCTGTCGTCGACACTGCTATTTCCCTCTCGGTCAGACGCCGGTCAGGCGATGATGTCCATATTGCAGGCAGATCCTCCTCACCCGCCAGACCAGCATGCTCCATCGCGCATCCTATCCGTTTTTTGTGAATTCTCCACTAACGCCAGCTAGGAGTTTCCCTCAGATTGCTGGATCGCGGCGCAGCCTCGCGGATGAAACTCCCCAGATTTTCCACTAACATTCCAGCTTTCACGGTTTCGCAACGCAAATCGAGGTTCTGATGGGTCGTCTGGGACTGGCATTCCGGATCTTTTTCGAAGTTCTGTTCAACCAGAACAGGGCAGAGCAAGTTCGGGCACTGGAAGCGGAACCTGCTGCCGAACCCGTCCCTGCTCCAGTCGCGGCCCCGACGCCCGTGACCAAGCCGGTTTCTGCTCGCAGTGATGCCCTGACGCTGCTCGAAACCCTGCAGCGCGAAGCCCGTCTGCTCGACTTCATTCAAGAAGAGATCTCGGCTTACAGCGACCAACAGGTCGGCAGCGCCGTACGGGACGTCCATCGCGGCTGCCGGGCAGTGTTCCAGCGGCTGTTTTCACTCGCACCAGCCATCGACACCCCGGAAGGGAGCCGTTTGACGCTGCAAGGGAACGAATCCGCCGCGAAGATCCGGCTCGTCGGCAAAGTTGTCGACCAGCGTCCGCTCTCAGGCGTGGTGGTGCATCCCGGCTGGCGGGCCGAAAAGTGTGACGTTCCCACCTGGCAGGGAACGCCGGAAACGAAAGACATTCTTGCCCCGGCGGAAGTTGAACTCGCGTGACCGAGCTGCATGCCAGCGTTTGCGGAAAGATAACGATGAGTGCTGAATACGTTGTCGGGATCGATCTGGGGACCACTAACAGCGTGGTGGCGTTTTGTCCCGCGCAGGCAGAGTTCCCGCAAATCGAACTGCTGCCGGTTCCTCAACTGGTCGGGCCAGGGACTCTCGAAACGCGGGGAAGTTTGCCGTCGTTCTTGTATCTCGCTCCGCAGGAAGACGCGGCCTTCGCACTCCCTTGGGCAAAAAAGCGGGATTACGTTGTCGGCGACTGGGCGCGGCGGCAGTCGGCCGAGAATCCGGATCGCACGGTGATCGGGGCCAAGTCGTGGCTCTGCTATAGCCGAGTCGATCGGCGGCAGCCGATTCTTCCCTGGAACGCTCCCGCCGAGGTCGCGAAGATTTCGCCGGTCACCGCCTCGCAGCGGTTTCTCGAACATCTCGTGGCTGCCTGGAATCAGCAGCATCCGAAAGCACCGCTGACTAAACAACGCGTCGTCCTCACGGTCCCGGCCTCGTTCGATGCCAGTGCCAGAGAGCTGACTCGTGAAGCGGCACTCGCAGCCGGGTTGCCTGAGGACTTCATTCTGCTGGAAGAACCGCAGGCAGCGGTCTATTCCTGGCTGGCTCAGGCGGGCGAGCGGTGGCGGAAGCTGGTCAAAGTCGGCGACACGATTCTGGTCGTCGATGTGGGGGGCGGGACGACCGACCTCACGCTGGTCAGCGTTGCACAAGAACAAGGGGAACTCGAACTCCGCCGCGTCGCCGTTGGTGACCATTTGCTGGTTGGCGGAGACAACATGGATTTGGCGCTGGCCCACCATGCCGCTGCTAAATTCGCCGAGAAGGGAACGCAGCTCGACCCCTGGCAATCGGTCGCGCTGTGGCACGCCTGTCGAACCGCGAAAGAAAGCCTGCTGTCGGCTGACGGCGCGGAGACGCATCCGGTCGCTGTGCTGGGGCGCGGACGCAAGCTGGTCGGCGGCACGGTGACCGTGGATCTCGACCGCACCTCAACGCAGCAACTGCTGCTCGATGGCTTTCTGCCAGAGTGTGATCTCCAGGCGACCGTGCAGCGACGTCGTGCGTCAGGTTTTCAGCAGATTGGGTTGCCGTTCGAAACTGAGACCGGCGTCACGCGTCACATCGCCGACTTTCTGAAACGGCATGCCGCGCACGAAAACGCAGTGCGGCCGACCGACATCCTCGTCAACGGCGGCGTGTTCAAGTCGGACGTCTTACAGTCGCGATTGCTGCAGGTGCTGGCCGGCTGGTTTCCGCAGGCGCCGCCAAAGGCGCTCGCGGGCGAACGTGATCTCGATCACGCCGTCGCCCGTGGCGCAACGTACTACGGTTGGGCGAAAGATCACGGCGGCGTCCGAATCAGAGGAGGCACCGCCAGGTCGTATTACGTCGGCATCGAAACGTCCGGCCTCGCCATCCCCGGCGCGCCCCGTCCTCTACAGGCACTCTGCGTGGTCCCGCGCGGCATGGAAGAAGGAACTCAGACGAATGTCCCCTCAGGCGAGTTCGGCCTGGTGGTCGGCGAACCCGCCCAGTTCCAGTTCTTCAGTTCCGCCGTACGCAAGGAAGACAAACCCGGCGACCTGCTCCGCAGTTGGGGACCAGAAGAACTGGTCGAAACCGACCCGTTGGAGGCAACACTGCCAGTCGAAGAAGGCAACGCCGGCGGCTATGTGCCGGTGACATTCCAATCGGCAATCACCGAACTCGGCATCTTTGAACTCTGGTGCGTCAACGCGGGCTCGCAGCGGAAATGGAAGCTGGAATTCAGCGTGAGGGAGCCGGAAGAGTAAGGCGTGAATCTGCGGTGGGTTTGGACCAACGAGAAGCCCCGGCTCCCTGCCGCACGTCACTGAGATTTTTCGATCGGACGAGCAATCAATCTTCTCTCCACGTTCCGTCCCTCTAGATAGAAATCGGAGCCGGATGCTTCAATCAATTCGCCAGCATTGGTGACGCCAACAAGCGTCACGTCTTCAAAAGACGAGGTGACGGCTGTTTCGCCGGTTTTGACATTGATGCTCATATTGCGTTCTCGTAACGGCCCCTCTCCCTTCTCCCACAACACGACGCCGACATGCGACTCGTCCTCCGATGTCTCAAATTTGTAGAGCTTATATTGTTCAGGAACATTCCAAACCTGTATCAACTTGCCATCTGTGATTGCAACGAGACCACATATGCCATTGGTCCAATTGAGCCCGATGACGAACGTGTTCGTCGGAGCGATCGAATGACACGGGAAGAACACGTTATTGGGACGACCTCTCTCTCGTTCAAATGCTGCTTCGCTGAGTTCCCAGATCCTGCGTTGATTTGGCATCACTTCGCGCTCGCACAACTGAAATCGAGATTCGCCGAGACGGTCAAATTCGACAATTCGGTCACCTCTTGTTCCTGCAGCGAGATATCTGGTCCTCCTCAGGTCCAAGAGAGAAATGCCCAGCACTGATTCACAGCCGAGAAACGAGGTTCCCGGTGTCTGCAGCTCTCGCATCAGAATCGTTTCGATTTCGCCATTACCACTGGCGGCAAGCGGACTGATTGCCCAAGCCTCCAACTGCTTCTTCACGGTTGCCGCGATTTGAGTTTGAGTGGAGATTTTTCTATCAGTGAGTGAAACCGTCAGGACATCGCAATCATCCGGTTGGCCGGGAATACTGCGTTTTCGAGTTGCCAGGCAGATCGTGTCTTGAGACAGCACCTGAAAGGAAAACTCAGACATCCACAATGGCTGGTATTCAGACGCAATATTCAGACAAAGACTTTGGCCTGTTGTGATATCGAACGCGGCGACCGCAACGACATGGTCGTCAGAAACGAATATTCCGGGAGCTGTGAATGGGATATTCGGCGGAACGGCAATTTTGCCTGCATGGATCGGGATACAGAGCCATCGCCCCGTGAAAAAAAATGTCCGAATCAAATGGCCGCTATCGCCAACTTTTTCTTCTCTGGGAAAGCCCTTGAATTGTTGTGCAGGTCCGAAATATGCAACCGACTTTTCGGCCGATACCGCGGGAGTTAACAAACAAGTGACGGAAATATAGATTGCCAAGATCGGCGACTGAAGATTCACTTGGTGTCTCCTGCGGCTTGATCCGGGGGTTTCGCGAGTACGCTCCAACGCCGGCCACCCACCCTGCAACGCCGTTTACTGTTTCGCAGCCGGAAGAGTATCCCTTACAGGCAAACCAGCGCGTGGAACTTCACTGCAATAGTCCTTTCCCAGAAACGCAGCCAGCGTCGCCGCGATCTGGCTTTGTGTGACCGGGTCGCAGTTCTTTCTCTCGCCGAGCGGCGGAGTGTCGGGGCCGAGGAAGGCCATCCACATGTTTTCTGAGCCGTCCACTTTCTGTCCATGATTCTTCCAGGCTGTCAGGCCGGAGCCGCGGCCGTGGTCGGTGGTGATGATGAACGTCGTTTTGCCCCGATACTGGTCCATCGACTGCATCAATTCCCAGAGCCTGCGGATGTAATCGTCGGCAGTGTGAGCGGAATCCAGCAAATAGTCGTAGCGACCTGCGTGGCCCCAGTGGTCGGTTTCCAGAAAGCCCACAAAGAACACGCGAGGCTGATGCCGGATCAGGTGTTCCTTCGCTGCCTGATACAGGATGGAATCGATCACCTCGGCCGAATTGTGCGGCGTGGTATCGGCGATGAGCTCGTTGAGCAATTGCTGACGGGCATTGGGACTTTCTTCCGGCACTGGTTCCCAGCCCCCCATCACAGGGAAGTCGCAGCGTTCACGATTGATCACAAACGGGATGACATCCCAGGCACTGAAAGCAGCCACCTTGCCGTCAAAAGCCGGCTTACGGTGTAGCCATTCCAGCACCGTGAAGTTCTCATTGGGCTTCTTGTCATTACTGTCGATTTGGGGATCGGCGAAGCCTGTGAGGATCTCGTTGTAACCTGGATACGAAAACTTCATCGTGTTGGTGATGTGGCAAGAACTCCCCTCATTCAGGTTGCCATAGATCTGCCCTTCACGGGCAATCTTCCCCCAGAAGAACGGCATTAACGCCTGGCGTCGCTCTTCAGGAGTCTCCCGCCAGTACTTCCGTTCAAGCTCCTCGACGTTGGCAACTCCACCGTCTTTCTTGTTGATCAATTCCTTTTCAGCACCGGTGAAGACCTCCTGCCACCGCAATCCGTCCGTCGTGATCAGCACGACGTTCTGCGTTTTCAGCTCTTGCGCAAAAGCCGGCATCGCGGCAAACATGAGCAATGCAAAGCCCCAATGAATTGAGACATGCAGGGGCGTCAAAAGTTTCCAGATGGTCATGAAGCCATTTCCTTTGTAGTCACACCGGCCGATATCCCAAACGCATTAATCTTTCGATTCGATTTTCGCACGGTATTTGGCAATGCGTTCCTGTCGATCATTTTGGACCTCGGCAGTCGTCGACTGCCGCAGGATCAGGCCGGGAATCTTCTGATGAAGCAAGTCGACTGCGGTCTGGCTCACATCGCAATCCAAAAGGGTCAAGTAGATCAGCGATTTGTCGTTTGAGACCGCTTCCAGACTTCGGTCGGTCACGTCTTTTCCCTGTATCCAAAGATCGGTGAGCCGCGGTACAATTGCAAGTTGGCTGACGATTTCATCATTCGCCGCCGTCATTATCACTCCAGTGAGTCTTGGAGAGCTTTTTATGACTTCGAGGGTGTTCTGATTCCACTGGATTGAGTCCAGGCCGACATACTCCAATTCAGGCAGCGAGCTAAGCATTTTGAGACCAGCAGACGTCACTCGCGTCCCCTCGACTCTCACAATACGCAAGCGTCGATGCCCAGCCAGGCTGCGAAGGCCGTCGTCTGTGACTGCAGTATTACCGATATCCAATACGCTCAGGTTCTTGAGTTTTGAAAGTAAACGGATGCTTTGGTCGGTGATGTTGGTTCCTACCAGATCGAGAACAAGCTGGGGCTTTTGCTTCAGCAGCGCCAGATTGCGAGCAAGCCAGGCATCGTCGAGGTTCGTCCCTTGAAGTGAAACATAGGTATCGGCGAACTCGTATCCCAGAAAGTTCTGCAAGAGAACCCGCTGAAAATTCGACTCCGACCGCCGCGGCGCGATGACGCCCCCAATGCGATCGACTTCCTGTTCAAGGTCGCGCTGAGACAGAATTCCCCACAGCAGCAGCCCCAAAAGGATTGATACACCGACAATGACCAACCGGAGCGAGACGCGGAACTGAACAGGTGGCCGAATGAGGTGAGGGGGAAGCTCAGGCGATTGTTGATGAAGCGGCTGCATGATCTTTCGACTTAACTTTTGCCGGGCACACCCCTCGCTCACGCTCAGGGCTCTGAAGTTTCCTCGCGGCGTTTTTCGATCATCTCTCGCCATTCCTGTTCGGACTCGGCGGTCGTTTTGCGATCCACTTGAAGCTTGGGCAAGGCCAGTTGCAAAGCGTTGACCCCGGCGTCGGTCACCGCGCAGTCGCGGAGGCACAGGTAGGTGAGTTCGGGATGGGTTGCGAGGAGGACCAGGCTCTGGTCGGTGACCGCTTCGCGTTGAAGAATCAGCAAGCGGAATGAGGGATGCCGGACAAGACGTATGACGGTCGCGTCGTCGGCTTTGATCAGAATAAAAGATGTCAGTTTTGGACAGCCTTGAAGAGTTACCAGCAACTTTTCGTCGAGTTGAGCGGCGTCGACTCCCACATACCTCAGCTCTGGCAACGTGGGGAGAAACTGTAACCCAGTCGAGGTGACAGGCGTGCCGCCAACGGACAAACACGCCAGCGTCGGATGCTTTGCGAATAATTGCAAGCCCGCATCCGTGACAATGGTTTCCGAGAGATCAAGACTCTCCAGCTCCTTCAACGTTGTGAGCTGACGAACGCTGTCGTCGCCGACGTTGGTTCTGCAGAGATTCAGTTCCAAACCGGATTCACTGCGTAACGAACTCAGGTTGCGAGCGATCCAGGCGTCATCGACCTCGGTGCCCCACAAACAGGCGTACGCATCCCCTTCCGGACGGGCGCCAAGCAGGGCGCCAATGAATCGTTCGTAACTGAACGGAGGCCGTTGAACGATAAGCACGCCGCCGGCGCGGCGGACCTCTTGTTCGAGATCCGTTTGCGTCGCAGCCATCCACAGCATCCAGACGCAGGTGATCCCCAGCAGGGCGACGAGCAGCCAACTGGTCAGAGCGGCGGCGGACATCCGTCGGGTGGGAAGTTCAGATTCGGATGATTCGTCCAGAGCTCGCCCTTCACCCTGGCCCCGCGTTCTGTTGAGTGAGGAACACGAGGGTGACATTCGGACAGGAGTTGTCAGTTTTCAGTCATCAGTAATCAGTAATCAGTCAGTCCAGCAAGATGAAGAATACACACACCCTACAGCATCGTTTGCTTCGGACTAACCACTGAAAACTTCTTCCCCTCAGAACCCCAGCCCCGGCCCGTTCAGGACGCCTGTCTGCACGGTGCCGTCGGTGATCTCAAACATCTCGGGGACTTCACGAGCCCAGATTTTATTGGCGGCCGGGCAAAACTGACGTGCATTCCCCTCAATGGCGGCAACGCCCGGGATGTGCGCGGCAAGACTGGCGGAGTGCAGGAACGAACGGCCTGGACAGGTGAGGTCCTGCACGCACAAAAACATGCCGAACTTCTGGGCCGCAGCCGCCGCGAACAGCGCTTCGGTCTGCCCCTTACAGGCTTTGAGAGCGACGCCGCTGTAACCGAGATCACGGGCGAGCAGCAGCGACTCGTAGTCGACAAGTGATTCATCGATCACCACCGGCTTGAGCGCGGCTGCTTTATGCATCTTGTTGTCGGGATGCGCCTTGAGGTCGCGGTGCGTCGGCTGTTCGATGTATTGCACGCGGTCGTATGCCTGCGGCGCGGAGGCCTGAATTT comes from the Planctomicrobium piriforme genome and includes:
- a CDS encoding leucine-rich repeat domain-containing protein, which produces MSAAALTSWLLVALLGITCVWMLWMAATQTDLEQEVRRAGGVLIVQRPPFSYERFIGALLGARPEGDAYACLWGTEVDDAWIARNLSSLRSESGLELNLCRTNVGDDSVRQLTTLKELESLDLSETIVTDAGLQLFAKHPTLACLSVGGTPVTSTGLQFLPTLPELRYVGVDAAQLDEKLLVTLQGCPKLTSFILIKADDATVIRLVRHPSFRLLILQREAVTDQSLVLLATHPELTYLCLRDCAVTDAGVNALQLALPKLQVDRKTTAESEQEWREMIEKRREETSEP